One genomic segment of Natrialbaceae archaeon AArc-T1-2 includes these proteins:
- a CDS encoding helix-turn-helix transcriptional regulator: MVFRTLWTRLSSLWRSDTTDEEPPTDEPDAIEESETDATLSYAEQVEYGVDDRDLSDEDKILRLLVKRGGRVDETTIIEQTGWSEDHLERVVDTMEADDQISAVTVGRKRVICRRGFEPKGYRSHLGE; the protein is encoded by the coding sequence ATGGTATTTCGCACACTCTGGACCCGTCTCTCGTCTCTCTGGCGGTCCGACACTACGGACGAGGAACCGCCGACAGACGAGCCCGACGCGATCGAAGAGAGCGAGACGGACGCGACGTTGAGCTACGCCGAACAGGTCGAGTACGGCGTCGACGACCGCGACCTCTCGGACGAGGACAAGATCCTCCGCCTGCTCGTCAAACGCGGCGGGCGCGTCGACGAAACGACGATCATCGAGCAAACCGGCTGGTCGGAAGACCACCTCGAGCGCGTTGTCGACACGATGGAAGCGGACGATCAGATCAGCGCGGTCACCGTCGGTCGAAAACGCGTCATCTGCCGTCGCGGCTTCGAACCCAAGGGATATCGCTCTCACCTCGGAGAGTAA
- a CDS encoding MOSC domain-containing protein, with protein MAHLEKILVYPIKSLDGTAVESAAIVENGGLEWDRRYAIVDSSGEYVTGKREQVIHRLQAEFDLEQEVVTVGEYDGDGKRHTSVDRRTFHLKDDRDALASWLTAFFDRPVELVRDDEGGFPDDEDASGPTVIGTTTLEAVASWYEGIDAAELRRRLRPNLEVGDVPAFWEDRLYDRPGRVVPFEIGSASLRGVNPCQRCVVPTRHPDTGEPTPGFRETFVDRRRATLPPWAHETQFDHYFRLMVNTRVPESTWGESIAVGDPVMIESPESA; from the coding sequence ATGGCACACCTCGAGAAGATCCTCGTCTACCCGATCAAGTCGCTCGACGGGACGGCCGTCGAGTCGGCGGCGATCGTCGAAAACGGCGGTCTGGAGTGGGACCGACGGTACGCGATCGTGGACTCGAGTGGCGAGTACGTAACCGGGAAACGCGAGCAGGTGATCCACCGGCTGCAAGCCGAGTTCGATCTCGAGCAGGAGGTGGTGACCGTCGGCGAGTACGACGGTGACGGAAAGCGCCATACGTCTGTCGACCGGCGGACGTTTCACCTCAAGGACGACCGCGACGCACTCGCGTCCTGGCTCACCGCCTTCTTCGACCGGCCGGTCGAGCTCGTCCGTGACGACGAGGGCGGCTTTCCGGACGACGAAGACGCTTCGGGACCGACGGTGATCGGGACGACGACGCTCGAGGCCGTCGCCTCGTGGTACGAGGGAATCGACGCCGCGGAGCTGCGTCGTCGCCTGCGGCCGAACCTCGAGGTCGGCGACGTCCCGGCGTTCTGGGAGGATCGACTCTACGATCGGCCCGGACGAGTCGTCCCGTTCGAGATCGGATCCGCGAGCCTTCGCGGGGTCAACCCGTGTCAACGGTGCGTCGTCCCGACGCGTCACCCCGATACCGGCGAGCCGACGCCGGGATTTCGGGAGACGTTCGTCGACCGGCGTCGGGCCACGCTGCCGCCGTGGGCGCACGAGACGCAGTTCGATCACTACTTCAGGCTGATGGTCAACACACGAGTTCCCGAGTCGACGTGGGGGGAGTCGATCGCGGTCGGCGACCCGGTGATGATCGAGAGTCCGGAGTCAGCGTGA